TGCCCCGGCTGCTGGTGCGCTCTATATGCAACTCTTGCACGGCACCTTGCTCGATCACCGCAACGCGCGTTTCCTGCGGCGTGACATTGACGAGAATTTCACTATTCATAAAATTTGCCGTGCATTAGTACAACTCAGGTAAAAAGGCGTATTCCATATTCTTCCAGCAACTGCGCTGTTTCGAATAGCGGCAACCCTACCACCCCACTGTAGCTACCCGAAATGGCGGAGATAAAAACTGCCGCCCTTCCCTGGATCGCATACGCGCCAGCCTTATCTTGCGCCTCGCTATATGCAAGGTATGCGCGTATTTCCCTTTCGGTGATATTGCGGAACTCAACCATGGTCGTCGATGTGCGCACTTGTACCCCAGTCTGGGCAGCCACCGCGACTGCGGTTAATACGTGGTGGGTCTGCCCCGAAAGTGTCTCCAGCATTTCCTTCGCATGAGCCGGGTCTGCTGGCTTTCCCAGAATACGCTTGCCTAGCACTACTGCCGTGTCCGCCGCAAGCACCGGACGATCGGGGAATCCCCGTTGGACTAGCCGGAGCCGCCCCATCTCAGCCTTTACCAGCGCAATACGCCGGGCATAGTCCAACGGGATTTCATCGGGCAGCGGTGTTTCGTCCACATCCGCTATCCGGGGCGAGGCTTCGCGCAGCGATAGAACCTCGAAGTTAACGCCAATCTGTGATAGCAGTTGCTGTCGTCGCGGACTGCGAGAAGCAAGGTAAATCCAATTTGGACGAAGCGTTATGATGTCCAGGTCCTCTTCGAAGTACCCAGGGTCGTGGCTCTATGCCCGGTGATAAGGATGCCCTTTGATAAGCGATACGGCGCGATACAACTGCTCCGCCAACAGTATGCGCACGAACCCGTGCGGCAGCGTCAGGGCCGATAACGCGAAAATCTCGTCAGCGGAATTCTTGATACGGGGATCCAACCCGTCTGCGCCGCCGATGAGAAAAGCGGTGTCACCACCGTTCTTCATCCATTTGGTAATGGAATCCGCCAGGATGGCGGTCGTCCACTGGCTGCCACGTTCATCCATTGCCACGATACGACACCTCGGTGGTATAGCCGCCCGTATACGGGCGCCTTCGGCAGCCAGCAATTGTTCCGCACTTTTACCGCTTCCGCGCTTCTCAGGCTTGATTTCAATCAGTTCAATTGCAGCCTCATGGGGCATACGCTGCGCATATTCCTGAAACGCGGCTTCGACCCATGGCCGCATTTTATGTCCAACTGTGCAAATGAAGAATTTCATAGTACAACTGCTCAGTCCTCCGCTTCCGGATCCAATTGGGATCCGCGGGCCTTGCCTGTTCTCACTTTGGGCGCCGTTTGAACTGGAGTTCTGCTGGACTCCCCGGAATTTGATGTCAGACTTCTCGCGCCTGGAGCGGATGCAGTTGCGCGCTTTATTTTTTTTGCCTCCGCCCACAGTTCTTCCAGGTTGTAGTGCGCGCGCGCGGTACTCTGCATGACATGCACCAGCACGTCCCCCAGGTCTACCAGAATCCACTCCCCAGTTTCTTCCCCTTCCAGGCCATAAACCGAACCTCCCGCTGCTTTGACCTTTTCCGCCACGTTATTCGCAATCGCCTTTGTTTGGCGGGAAGAATCGCCACTGGCAATAATCATGCGGTCGAATAGCGTGGATATTTTTCGAACGTCCAACACTTCGATATCTCGTGCCTTGATTTCTTCAAGCGCGGCCACAACGGTTTTTACTAGTTTGGCAAGGGTCATAGTTCTTCCGAATACAGGTGATTTGCAGCAATATAATTTAGAGCGGCATCTGGAATCAGATAACGAAGGCTTTTCCCTGCAGCCACGCGCTCGCGAATGGTTGTGGCAGAGATATCCAGCAAGGTGGTCGGTGCCACAAAAATCAAACCACTGGGAGTCTGTCTGAGGCTGTCCACGCTGGTAACCCAGCGGGCTGCGCACTCTTCCTTTAGCTCCCCCGGCAGCTCATCGCGGCTTTTCGTTAAGGCGTGCCCGGGGCGGGCTGCAACAATGAAATGGCATAGCTTGAAGAGGTCGCGCCAACTGTGCCACTCGGCCAGTTTAGTGAAAGCATCAGCACCGGTAATGAAACACAGCCCGACCCCATTCAACTCCTGCTTCATTTCTCGCAGCGATTCGACGCTCCGGCTTGTCCCCTGCCGCTGAACTTCGCGCTCGTCCAGCTTGAACCTGGGATTATTCTCGATCGCCAGTTGAATCATTGCCACACGATGATGAACTGCTGCGACAGGGTTGGCGCGTAAACGAGGCATCCCCGCAGGAATAAAACGTACTTCCCGCAAACCGGCTAATTCGCCAATTTCTTCGGCTGCTCGCAAATGACCAAAGTGTACGGGGTCAAAGGTTCCGCCAAAAATTCCGACAAGCGAACATTCAGAGCTATGCATTGCGCTGCGATGTGGGAGCCGCGGAACAGCGGAACTGCCGGCCTCTTCCAAGACAGTCGAAGGTCACAACAGCACTCGCCGCATATCCGCAAGGACCTCGACCAAATGAGTAGTGAAGCGCGCAGCAGTCGCGCCATCAATCACACGATGGTCATAAGACAGAGATAATGGCAGTATTAAACGAGGGACGAACTCCCCATCGTGATAGACCGGCTTCATGCTGCTCCGGGATACCCCAAGGATAGCAACTTCCGGCGCGTTGATGATGGGTGTGAATGCAGTGCCGCCAATCCCTCCCAAGCTGGAAATAGTAAAGCTTGCCCCCTGCATGTCGACGGGCTTGAGCTTGCCCTCACGGGCCAGTCCCGCCAGGTCAGCCATTTCCTTCGCAATAGCGATTACCCCTTTTTGGTCTACGTCCCGAATCACTGGCACCACTAACCCATTCGGCGTGTCGACCGCGAATCCGAGATGGTAATAATTCTTGACCACCAGGTTTTCCCCATCGCTCGCAAGTGAAGCATTGAACTCAGGAAATTTTTTCAATACGGCTACCGACGCTCGCATCAAAAACGCAAGGATCGTCACCTTTACGCCATCTTCCTTCGTTGATTCGTTGGATTCCTTGCGTAATGACTCCAACTCCGTAATATCGGCCTCATCAAATTGGGTGACGTGCGGGATCATTACCCAGTTACGATGCAAATTGGCTCCGGCCATTTTTTTTATACGCGACAAGGATCGCAACTCGACGGGCCCGAATTTGGCGAAATTGACATCGGGCCACGGTAGCAGATTAAGCTCAGTGCCGTTGCCGCCACGCGGCCGGGAGAGTTCCGCTTTGACGTAAGCCTGTACGTCTTCCTTTAGTATCCGCTGTTTCGGTCCCGTACCTCTGACCAGGCCAAGGTTTACGCCGAGTTCCCTCGCGAGACGCCGCACTGCCGGACTGGCGTGCGCCTTTGCCAACATGGCTTCATCCGGTGACGACAAGTTGCCTGCGGGTTGGCGGAGGGGGGATAAAGCTGGAGCGGAATTCGACACCTCAGCGACTGGGCGAGGAGCAGGACGGGAACTCTCGGCTGCGGTGGGAGATCGCTGGGGCTCGGGCTGGGGTGACGAGGAAACCTGGGTGGGAGCAACCTGTTCAGCCGATACGGCACTGCCCGTAGGGGCGACTTCCATCTCCAAAACGAGTGTACCCTCTGAAACCTCGTCACCCACTTTTACAGATATGTTTTTTATGACGCCGGAACAGGGCGAAGGTACTTCGATCGTCGCCTTGTCTGATTCAAGCACAACCAATGGATCTTCCGCCTCCACCGTATCGCTGGCCTTTACCAATACTTCTATCACGGGGACGTCTTTAAAGTCGCCAATATCGGGAATTAATACCTGTTTGGTTTCTGCCACGCCTCTTCCCTCAATTCTGTTTACGATACTTGCCAATTCGTCGAGATAGCCACGGGGTGCTGGGACGGGTCAGAAGATCACCGCACTTATTTTACTCTCAGGCGCCTCATCCCCGCTAAACCGTGGCGACCCTGCGCGGGAGTGAGCATGCATCTCAAGCGCTTCAGCCAATACCCAGACCGGGGGGGTGCAGCGGCCCAACATATTTTGCGTTCCCAGCCGATCTCTTAGACCGTCACCGGGTTGGGCTTATCTGGATCAATGCCAAACTTGGCTATCGCCTGTTCCACCGTCTCAGCCGTAATACTGCCTTCTTCCGCCAGGGCTTTAAGCGCCGCCACGGTAACGTAATAGCGATCGACTTCAAAAAACTGCCGCAACCGTTGCCGCGTGTCCGAACGCCCGAAGCCATCTGTACCCAGGACCTTATATCGCCCTGGCACAAACTCACGTATCTGGTCGGCGAAAACCTTCATATAGTCGGTAGCCGCGACTACCGGCCCGGCGCGGTCTTTCAGGCAGGCGCCAACATAGGACAACCTCGCCGGTGCTGCCGGGTGCAACAGGTTCCATCGAGCTACATCCAATGCTTCTCTTCTCAATTCGTTAAAGCTGGTGACGCTCCAGATATCGGCTGTAACGCCGTATTCCTTCTCAAGAATTTCCGCTGCAGCGATCACCTCGCGCAAAATCGTACCGGAACCGAGCAACTGAACTCTCCGCCCGGCATCGGCCTTGCCCGCCGGGCTACGCTCGTGGAACAGATACATCCCTTTTAGTATGCCCTCCTCCGCACCTGCGGGCATTTCCGGATGGGGATAGTTTTCATTCATGACAGTAATGTAATAATAAATATCTTCCTGGACCTCATACATACGACGCAGGCCCTCTCGGATAATGACAGCGACTTCGTATGCGAACGTGGGGTCGTAGGATATGCAGTTGGGAATGGTTGAGGCGATCAGATGACTGTGGCCGTCCTCATGCTGCAATCCTTCACCATTCAGCGTCGTACGTCCCGCAGTTCCACCCATCAAAAACCCGCGGCAACGCATATCCCCCGCTGCCCACGCCAGGTCCCCCACCCGCTGAAAACCGAACATGGAGTAAAAAATATAGAACGGTATCATTTGCACACCGTGGGTGCTGTAAGCGGTTGCGGCAGCCATCCACGAGGACATGGCTCCCGCCTCGTTGATGCCCTCCTGCAGGATCTGCCCGTTCTTGTCCTCCTTGTAATACATGAGTTGATCGGCATCCTGCGGCGTATAAAGTTGTCCCGTCGAAGACCAGATCCCCAACTGGCGGAACATGCCTTCCATGCCAAAGGTGCGCGATTCGTCCGCAACGATGGGCACCACCCGTTTACCGATATTCTTGTCTTTTACCAGGACATTCAGTATGCGCACGAATGCCATGGTGGTGGAAGATTCGCGGCCCTCGCCACTAGCCTTGAGCAGCGTCTCGAAGGCTGAGAGCGGCGGTACTTGCAACGCTTCAGCCTTGCGTCGGCGCCGATGGAGGAATCCTCCCAGGGCCTGCCGCCGCTGGTGCATGTACACAAATTCAGGGGAATCCTTGTCGAATTTCAAATACGGCATGTCGTCGATGATATCGTCCGCTATCGGGAGACCGAAGCGATCGCGAAAGGCTTTAAGGGAAGTGGTCCCCATCTTCTTCTGCTGATGGGTAATGTTCTGGGCCTCTCCCGCCTCGCCCATGCCATAACCCTTGATCGTCTTGGCCAGAATAACGGTCGGTTGCCCGGTATGTTTTGAAGCGGCCGAATAAGCAGCATAAACCTTGTGCGGATCATGACCGCCACGATTTAATCGCCAGATGTCATCGTCCGACATGTTGGCAACCATCTCCAGCAGCTCCGGGTATTTTCCGAAGAAGTGTTCCCGAACATAGGCGCCGTCTCTCGACTTGAAAGTCTGGTATTCGCCATCCACGCATTCCATCATGCGTTGCTGTAGCAATCCCTTGGTATCCTTTGCCAGTAACGGATCCCAGTATGAACCCCAGATCACCTTGATGACGTTCCAGCCCGCTCCGCGAAAAGCGGCTTCGAGTTCCTGAATTATCTTTCCATTGCCGCGTACCGGTCCGTCAAGACGCTGAAGGTTGCAGTTAACGACAAAAATCAGATTGTCCAGATTTTCGCGGGACGCCAGCGAGATCGCGCCCATAGACTCCGGTTCGTCCATTTCCCCGTCGCCCATGAAGGCCCATACTTTGCGCCCCTGAGTTTTGACAAGACCACGGCTGTCCAGATATTTCATGAAACGCGCCTGGTAAATTGCCATCAACGGGCCCAGGCCCATCGATACGGTAGGAAATTGCCAAAAATCAGGCATCAGCCACGGGTGGGGATAAGACGACAAGCCTTTGCCCTCAACCTCCTGGCGGAAATTATTGAGTTGTTCCTCCGTCAGTTCGCCCAGGAGGAAAGCGTAGGCGTAAAGTCCGGGTGAAGAATGCCCCTGGGCAAATACGAGATCGCCTCCATGATCTTTCGAGGTGGCGTGCCAAAAGTGATTATAGCCGACGTCATACAGTGTCGCGGCAGACGCAAAGCTGGCAATATGGCCCCCCACATTGGAGTTTTTGTTTGCACGCAGCACCATCGCCATCGAATTCCAGCGGACATAGGACCGTATCCGGTGCTCAAGCGCGTGATTGCCTGGCGAGCGTTCTTCTTTGCCCGGTGGAATCGTATTGATATAGGCTGTGGTCGCACTATAGGGAAGGTACGCACCCGAACGGCGGGCCTTTTCAACCAGCCTTTCCAGCAGATAATGAGCCCGCTCTGTCCCCTCGTGTGTTAGCACGGATTCCAGCGCATCCAGCCATTCCTGGGTTTCAGACGGGTCTATGTCGGGTATGGGTTCCATGTTTCATGGTCTCGAAATTTTTTGAACTTGCCTGATTCACCCGTTAAGCTGTAGCTAGTTCCGTGCTTGAGCACGCTCCGCAGCCTCGATGGTATTGCACAGTAACATGGTTATTGTCATTGGTCCTACCCCGCCAGGAACAGGGGTAATGTGCCCTGCTTTCTCGCTGACAGAATCGAAGTCTACGTCTCCCGTGAGCCTGCCATCAGGGAGACGGTTGATGCCCACGTCGATCACGGTCGCGCCCACCTTAACCATGTCGGCAGTAATCATTCGCGGCTTTCCCGCCGCAACCACCAGGATATCGGCACGGCGCGTATGTGCGGCGAGGTCGCGCGTTTTAGATGTGCAGATGGTGACGGTCGCGCCTTTTTGCAAGAGCATCAACGCCATCGGTTTGCCGACTATATTGCTGCGGCCCACCACTACCGCGTGCTGCCCCTCGATTGGAATCCCGTATCTCCTCAATAGATGCATCACCCCATGAGGCGTGCATGGCGGGAAAACGGCATTGCCGGTCGCAAGCGCGCCCACGTTGGAAAGATGAAACCCATCCACATCCTTTTCCGCTGCAATGGACGCAAATACCTTGACGCTTTCGAAGTGGGGGGGGAGCGGCAACTGCACCAGAATGCCGTGAATCCGGATGTCCCCGTTCAATTCCTGAATACGCTGGATGACATCATCCTGGCTCACGCTGTCGGGAAATTCATGTATCTCTGAATATATTCCGGTTTCGCCGCATGCCTTGGCCTTGTTGCGCACGTATATGCGAGAAGCGGGGTCATCACCTACAATGATTACCGCCAGGCCCGGCTGCATGCCTCTTTCCGCCAGATGCTGAGCCCGGCCCTTCCATTCGGCCCGCATTTCTCTGGCAAGCATATTGCCATCCATGATTTTCGCACTCATTAGTTTTTAGGCGGGTCAATAACCTTGAGAGGAAAAACAGACAATTATACGTTGTCCGTTCGCCGCTTTCACCCTCACCGCTAACCCCTTGCGCAACGTGCAATCGATTCGCCCAAGGAGGCGCCCAGAGAGGATGAATCCGTGCGCTCCGAATCGCCGAGGCCGGGTTAATTTGGCATACAGGCGTTTGCCGCGATCACAAGGGCGAGGAGGCCGGCGGATCTGATTTCTTTATCTTCGATCTATAAATCAATAACCCGACTAGAAATGTCGGAATGACAACCAGGGCGGCGGCCAGCAGTCCGGCTGCAAGTATGTCGATTCCCTCGGTTTTTGGAAGAAAAATCGTGACTGCCCAGATCGTGACGACGGCTGCCGCTGCCCCACCAATAAACATTATCTTCTTGCCGCGTTCGAAAAGGCGCCACAACGCGCCGGAAACCTTGGTTTCATGCCTGTACTCGTCAAATACCGACACCATGCTGGCGTCATTCCGCGTTGCCTCGTAGCCCGCCGATACGGCCAGCGTGTCCGCTCCCCCGTCGACTCTGGACATGCTGCTCAAAAATGCAATCCGTTTTTGTGCTTCCTTTTTAGACATGCCGTCGCTGATCAGCATTGACTCAAGCGCCTGAAAAGCGTGATCGCGCGCATCAATCGGCAATTTGAGGCTTTCACCGCATCTCCACATCACCCCCACGAGATACAACTGTATAGTCATTTGCCTGAAGGGCGGCGCGAAGTCGTAGCCCTTGTCCTTTATTTGCGGAAGCTGGGAAGCGAGTATCTCGCGTGCATGCTGCACACAAATGTCTATCGGCAGCGCTCCCGTTTCGGTTTTCGCTTCATTCATCTCTTACTTTCGGGCCGTGCCCAGTCTTAATTTTGAATTAGTAGAGGAACCCATTATATACTGGCACAAGCTTTGTGAATAAAGAGAGGCGCCTGTTTTGCATCTGTGCGGGCAGCGCCGCTATACACCGCCGCCAGCTATCCTCGTGTCTGTGCCGAATTGTCTCAAAGGAAATCTCATAAAATGAGACAGATTCCACTAGAGCTACTGGCGTTGGATGGGATACCCCCGTTCAGAGTTCCTCAGCTGGCAAAACAACCCTTAGAACAGATATTTAACGTTTCCCGAATGTTATCATTGGCACATTCCGACCTCGCTCTCCGGTGCGTTTAAAAAGGAAGAATCATGAAACATCACAAATACCTCATCGTTGGTGGTGGGATGGCGGCGGATTCTGCTGTTCACGGCATTCGTAAAATTGACCAGAATGGGGCTATCGCGATGATCTGCGAGGAACGGCACCCGCCTTATGATCGGCCTCCGCTGACCAAGGCGCTATGGAAAGGCAGTCCGTATGAGTCTATCTGGCGTAACGAGCACGGTCTCAACGTCGCCATCCACCTCGGCAAGAAAATAGTCGCTCTCGACGCAAAAAAAAAGATGGCAACCGATGACGTCGGAAATACTTACACGTATGAGAAGCTCTTGCTCGCTACAGGTGGGCGTCCCCGGCGCTTTCCCGATTTCAACAGCAACATCATTTATTTCAGGACGGCGGATGACTATCGGAAGTTGCGGGAACTGAGCGAACGCGGCCTCGATTTCATTGTTATTGGCGGCGGTTTCATCGGTTCCGAGATTGCGGCTGCGCTTGCAATGAACAATAAACGGGTCACGATGGTGTTCCCGGAAAATGGACTAGGCTCACGGGTTTACCCGGCACCTCTGGTTGAGTTCCTCAATTCCTATTATCGGGAAAAAGGTATCACGCTGCATACGACAGAAACGGTAAAATCCGTGCGGACCGAAGGCAACAAAACGATCGTTACTACCGGCAACGGGACGGAATTATCCGGCGACGGGATTGTGGCCGGCCTGGGGATACAACCCAATATCGAGTTGGCGGCAGAGGCTGGCCTTAAGGTTGATAATGGCGTAGTTGTGGATGCACTTCTGCGCACCAGCGATCAGGACATCTACGCAGCGGGCGATGTGGCGAATTTCTACAATGCCTTCCTGGATAAACCCATGCGTGTTGAACATGAGGACAATGCTAATACGATGGGCGAGATGGCCGGACGGAACATGGCCGGAGAATCAAACGCTTACCTTCATCTACCTTTCTTTTATTCCGACCTGTTCGATTTAGGCTACGAAGCCGTGGGAGAACTCGATTCCAGCTTGGATGTTGTTGAAGACTGGAAGGAGCCGTTTCGCAAAGGTGTGATCTATTACCTACGTGAAGGGCGCGTTCGCGGTGTGCTGCTCTGGAATACCTGGGGACAGGTCGCCGCCGCCACTGAGCTAATAGCTGAAAAAGCTGTTCATACCAGCGACACCCTTATAGGCCGCATTTCGGATTAGCGGAAAAGGGGGCGTCAAAATAGGGTAGACGTCGCTCTGACAAGCTTCGCACGAAAGAATACTTCCCCCGTCCGATCCGGTCCCGTTGGATATCGGATGATGTTTCACTGCGACGTACCTGCGAAACATTCAGCCAGAGCAACACGTAATCCCCCGACAGTGCTTAGTTTTGTTTGGATTGGGTATTCGGTTACATCTGCCAGGGCCACATTTGACCACACTAACGATCACTCGCCCGGACGACTTTCATCTTCACTTGCGGGACGGGCCGCAACTTCGCGCCGTGCTGCCGGACTCCGCCCGGCGCTTTGCCCGCGCTATTGTCATGCCCAACCTCAAACCGCCGTTGGTGACAACGGAGATGGCGGTTGCCTATCGCGCGCGTATCCTCGACGCGCTGCCCCAGGGCCTGCATTTCACGCCTCTGATGACGCTCTATCTTACCGATAACACGCCGCCATCGGAAATCATTCATGCCCGTAAAAGCGGTGCAATACATGGTCTGAAATTCTATCCCGCTGGCTCAACCACCAACTCGGACGCGGGAGTGACCGACATTGCCAAGTGCTACCGGACCCTTGCAACAATGGAAGAGACCGGCATGCCGCTACTGGTACACGGCGAAGTTACGGACCCTGAAGTGGACGTGTTCGACAAGGAAAAAATTTTCCTGGACCGGGTGCTGATCCCCATTACGAGACGGTTTCCAAATCTCCGAATTGTGTTCGAGCATATCACTACCGGGGAAGCGGTAGAGTTTGTGAGAGGGGCATCGGTTAATGTCGCCGCGACCATTACCGTTCATCACCTGCTGCTGAATCGCAATGCCCTGTTTCAGAATGGCATTAATCCTCACCATTATTGCCTCCCGGTACTCAAGCGTGAAACCCATCGCGAAAAACTGGTTGAAGCCGCCACGAGCGGCAACCCGAAATTTTTTCTGGGCACCGATAGCGCTCCCCATCCAAGATCGGCGAAGGAAACTGGTTGCGGCTGTGCAGGCATCTACTCCGCTCATGCGGCGATAGAACTCTATGCGGAGGTTTTCGAACAAGCGGGCTCGCTTAACCAGCTGGAGGCTTTTGCCAGCTTTCATGGCGCCGCCTTCTACGGACTGCCGCGTAATGAGGGCAGCATCAGCTTAAAAAAAGAA
The window above is part of the Nitrosospira sp. Is2 genome. Proteins encoded here:
- a CDS encoding Maf family protein, giving the protein MTLRPNWIYLASRSPRRQQLLSQIGVNFEVLSLREASPRIADVDETPLPDEIPLDYARRIALVKAEMGRLRLVQRGFPDRPVLAADTAVVLGKRILGKPADPAHAKEMLETLSGQTHHVLTAVAVAAQTGVQVRTSTTMVEFRNITEREIRAYLAYSEAQDKAGAYAIQGRAAVFISAISGSYSGVVGLPLFETAQLLEEYGIRLFT
- the rlmH gene encoding 23S rRNA (pseudouridine(1915)-N(3))-methyltransferase RlmH translates to MKFFICTVGHKMRPWVEAAFQEYAQRMPHEAAIELIEIKPEKRGSGKSAEQLLAAEGARIRAAIPPRCRIVAMDERGSQWTTAILADSITKWMKNGGDTAFLIGGADGLDPRIKNSADEIFALSALTLPHGFVRILLAEQLYRAVSLIKGHPYHRA
- the rsfS gene encoding ribosome silencing factor, which gives rise to MTLAKLVKTVVAALEEIKARDIEVLDVRKISTLFDRMIIASGDSSRQTKAIANNVAEKVKAAGGSVYGLEGEETGEWILVDLGDVLVHVMQSTARAHYNLEELWAEAKKIKRATASAPGARSLTSNSGESSRTPVQTAPKVRTGKARGSQLDPEAED
- the nadD gene encoding nicotinate-nucleotide adenylyltransferase; translation: MHSSECSLVGIFGGTFDPVHFGHLRAAEEIGELAGLREVRFIPAGMPRLRANPVAAVHHRVAMIQLAIENNPRFKLDEREVQRQGTSRSVESLREMKQELNGVGLCFITGADAFTKLAEWHSWRDLFKLCHFIVAARPGHALTKSRDELPGELKEECAARWVTSVDSLRQTPSGLIFVAPTTLLDISATTIRERVAAGKSLRYLIPDAALNYIAANHLYSEEL
- the aceF gene encoding dihydrolipoyllysine-residue acetyltransferase: MAETKQVLIPDIGDFKDVPVIEVLVKASDTVEAEDPLVVLESDKATIEVPSPCSGVIKNISVKVGDEVSEGTLVLEMEVAPTGSAVSAEQVAPTQVSSSPQPEPQRSPTAAESSRPAPRPVAEVSNSAPALSPLRQPAGNLSSPDEAMLAKAHASPAVRRLARELGVNLGLVRGTGPKQRILKEDVQAYVKAELSRPRGGNGTELNLLPWPDVNFAKFGPVELRSLSRIKKMAGANLHRNWVMIPHVTQFDEADITELESLRKESNESTKEDGVKVTILAFLMRASVAVLKKFPEFNASLASDGENLVVKNYYHLGFAVDTPNGLVVPVIRDVDQKGVIAIAKEMADLAGLAREGKLKPVDMQGASFTISSLGGIGGTAFTPIINAPEVAILGVSRSSMKPVYHDGEFVPRLILPLSLSYDHRVIDGATAARFTTHLVEVLADMRRVLL
- the aceE gene encoding pyruvate dehydrogenase (acetyl-transferring), homodimeric type, with the protein product MEPIPDIDPSETQEWLDALESVLTHEGTERAHYLLERLVEKARRSGAYLPYSATTAYINTIPPGKEERSPGNHALEHRIRSYVRWNSMAMVLRANKNSNVGGHIASFASAATLYDVGYNHFWHATSKDHGGDLVFAQGHSSPGLYAYAFLLGELTEEQLNNFRQEVEGKGLSSYPHPWLMPDFWQFPTVSMGLGPLMAIYQARFMKYLDSRGLVKTQGRKVWAFMGDGEMDEPESMGAISLASRENLDNLIFVVNCNLQRLDGPVRGNGKIIQELEAAFRGAGWNVIKVIWGSYWDPLLAKDTKGLLQQRMMECVDGEYQTFKSRDGAYVREHFFGKYPELLEMVANMSDDDIWRLNRGGHDPHKVYAAYSAASKHTGQPTVILAKTIKGYGMGEAGEAQNITHQQKKMGTTSLKAFRDRFGLPIADDIIDDMPYLKFDKDSPEFVYMHQRRQALGGFLHRRRRKAEALQVPPLSAFETLLKASGEGRESSTTMAFVRILNVLVKDKNIGKRVVPIVADESRTFGMEGMFRQLGIWSSTGQLYTPQDADQLMYYKEDKNGQILQEGINEAGAMSSWMAAATAYSTHGVQMIPFYIFYSMFGFQRVGDLAWAAGDMRCRGFLMGGTAGRTTLNGEGLQHEDGHSHLIASTIPNCISYDPTFAYEVAVIIREGLRRMYEVQEDIYYYITVMNENYPHPEMPAGAEEGILKGMYLFHERSPAGKADAGRRVQLLGSGTILREVIAAAEILEKEYGVTADIWSVTSFNELRREALDVARWNLLHPAAPARLSYVGACLKDRAGPVVAATDYMKVFADQIREFVPGRYKVLGTDGFGRSDTRQRLRQFFEVDRYYVTVAALKALAEEGSITAETVEQAIAKFGIDPDKPNPVTV
- the folD gene encoding bifunctional methylenetetrahydrofolate dehydrogenase/methenyltetrahydrofolate cyclohydrolase FolD; amino-acid sequence: MSAKIMDGNMLAREMRAEWKGRAQHLAERGMQPGLAVIIVGDDPASRIYVRNKAKACGETGIYSEIHEFPDSVSQDDVIQRIQELNGDIRIHGILVQLPLPPHFESVKVFASIAAEKDVDGFHLSNVGALATGNAVFPPCTPHGVMHLLRRYGIPIEGQHAVVVGRSNIVGKPMALMLLQKGATVTICTSKTRDLAAHTRRADILVVAAGKPRMITADMVKVGATVIDVGINRLPDGRLTGDVDFDSVSEKAGHITPVPGGVGPMTITMLLCNTIEAAERAQARN
- a CDS encoding NAD(P)/FAD-dependent oxidoreductase gives rise to the protein MKHHKYLIVGGGMAADSAVHGIRKIDQNGAIAMICEERHPPYDRPPLTKALWKGSPYESIWRNEHGLNVAIHLGKKIVALDAKKKMATDDVGNTYTYEKLLLATGGRPRRFPDFNSNIIYFRTADDYRKLRELSERGLDFIVIGGGFIGSEIAAALAMNNKRVTMVFPENGLGSRVYPAPLVEFLNSYYREKGITLHTTETVKSVRTEGNKTIVTTGNGTELSGDGIVAGLGIQPNIELAAEAGLKVDNGVVVDALLRTSDQDIYAAGDVANFYNAFLDKPMRVEHEDNANTMGEMAGRNMAGESNAYLHLPFFYSDLFDLGYEAVGELDSSLDVVEDWKEPFRKGVIYYLREGRVRGVLLWNTWGQVAAATELIAEKAVHTSDTLIGRISD
- the pyrC gene encoding dihydroorotase, producing the protein MTTLTITRPDDFHLHLRDGPQLRAVLPDSARRFARAIVMPNLKPPLVTTEMAVAYRARILDALPQGLHFTPLMTLYLTDNTPPSEIIHARKSGAIHGLKFYPAGSTTNSDAGVTDIAKCYRTLATMEETGMPLLVHGEVTDPEVDVFDKEKIFLDRVLIPITRRFPNLRIVFEHITTGEAVEFVRGASVNVAATITVHHLLLNRNALFQNGINPHHYCLPVLKRETHREKLVEAATSGNPKFFLGTDSAPHPRSAKETGCGCAGIYSAHAAIELYAEVFEQAGSLNQLEAFASFHGAAFYGLPRNEGSISLKKEKWNVPTHLEFGGDALIPLRAGNSVTWKLLDG